From Poecile atricapillus isolate bPoeAtr1 chromosome 13, bPoeAtr1.hap1, whole genome shotgun sequence, one genomic window encodes:
- the ADRA1B gene encoding alpha-1B adrenergic receptor, whose protein sequence is MVFKMNTYLGDKSNTSIPGYFKGSALNYGNFSANNSNETGSNLDSPALATSRAIIVGLILGAFILFAIIGNILVILSVACNRHLRIPTNYFIINLAIADLLLSFTVLPFSATLEVLGYWVLGRIFCDIWAAVDVLCCTASILSLCAISIDRYIGVRYSLQYPTLVTRRRAILALLAVWVLSMVISIGPLLGWKEPAPQDDRECRITEEPFYALFSSLGSFYIPLIVILVMYCRVYIVAKRTTRNLEAGVMKEMSNSKELTLRIHYKHEDSLNNTKSKGHNPRNSLAFKLLKFSREKKAAKTLGIVVGMFILCWLPFFIVLPLGSLFSALKPPETIFKVIFWLGYFNSCLNPIIYPCSSKEFKRAFIQILRCQCHRRKQLGWWPYSYRNWNRCSYEHARRDSLEDSGSFLSGSQRTLSSASPSPGYVSRISQPQLELCSLQECGNCSSLLSPARQGGGQRQQCQFFTFQLLPERNGHGLAVGRGSGQGPTGTP, encoded by the exons ATGGTTTTTAAGATGAATACCTACCTTGGTGATAAATCCAATACATCGATACCGGGATATTTCAAAGGCTCTGCGCTAAACTACGGCAATTTTTCTGCAAACAACTCCAACGAGACGGGAAGCAACCTGGATTCACCTGCCTTGGCCACCAGCAGGGCGATCATTGTGGGGCTGATCCTCGGTGCCTTTATTCTCTTTGCTATCATCGGTAATATCCTGGTGATTCTCTCAGTGGCTTGCAACAGACATTTAAGAATCCCTACGAACTATTTCATCATTAACCTGGCCATAGCGGACCTGCTGCTGAGTTTCACCGTCCTGCCGTTCTCTGCCACGCTGGAAGTGCTTGGCTactgggttttggggaggatATTCTGTGACATTTGGGCAGCAGTGgatgtgctgtgctgcacagccTCTATTTTGAGCCTGTGCGCGATTTCCATCGACAGATACATCGGGGTCCGCTACTCCCTGCAGTACCCCACGCTGGTCACCAGGAGAAGGGCGATTTTAGCTCTCCTGGCTGTCTGGGTCCTGTCCATGGTGATTTCCATCGGGcctctgctgggctggaaggAGCCGGCCCCGCAGGACGACAGGGAGTGCCGGATCACCGAGGAGCCCTTCTATGCTCTCTTCTCCTCCCTAGGCTCCTTTTACATCCCTTTAATCGTCATCCTCGTCATGTACTGCCGGGTCTACATCGTGGCCAAAAGGACTACCAGGAACCTGGAAGCCGGGGTGATGAAGGAAATGTCCAACTCCAAGGAGCTGACCTTACGGATTCATTACAAGCACGAGGACTCCTTAAACAACACCAAATCCAAGGGTCACAATCCCAGGAACTCCTTAGCTTTCAAACTTCTAAAATTCTCCAGAGAAAAGAAGGCGGCCAAGACATTGGGAATTGTGGTTGGCATGTTTATCCTGTGCTGGCTCCCCTTCTTCATTGTCCTGCCCCTGG GATCCCTGTTTTCGGCTCTGAAGCCCCCCGAAACGATCTTCAAGGTGATTTTTTGGCTTGGCTACTTCAACAGCTGCTTGAATCCCATCATCTACCCCTGCTCCAGCAAGGAGTTCAAGAGGGCTTTTATCCAGATCCTGAGATGCCAGTGCCACCGGCGCAAGCAGCTGGGCTGGTGGCCCTACAGCTACAGAAACTGGAACCGCTGCTCCTACGAACACGCCAGGAGAGATTCCCTGGAAGACAGCGGGAGCTTCCTGAGCGGCAGCCAGAGGACTTTATCCTCAGCATCACCCAGCCCTGGCTACGTGAGCAGGATCAGCCAGccgcagctggagctgtgctcgCTGCAGGAGTGCGGcaactgcagctccctgctcagcccGGCTCGCCAGGGCGGcgggcagaggcagcagtgccagttCTTCaccttccagctcctgcccgAGCGCAACGGGCACGGCCTGGCCGTGGGCCggggctctgggcaggggcCCACGGGCACACCCTGA